A single region of the Candidatus Caccoplasma merdavium genome encodes:
- a CDS encoding RagB/SusD family nutrient uptake outer membrane protein produces the protein MKNIIYIAAFVIAGALLFSSCDDFLEAENKSAGGTLAEDYYSTDAGLQTFLASAYAGLKPMATNVEINEWGTDLYVAVRSKDPGMFHRYTLSAENSTVEDLYKNIYAMINDANGVLKYGGDNGTYAPEAKFLRCYGYYLLTQHFGGVPYVTQYIDNDERNYPRADLSTVYANIIAELESIAESPNLPDNGLGANLGRASKRAVAALLAKVYLAAGWDIHTKLLDETAGTYTVTSTAYFEKALAWAEKAINGQGLTMSFHDKWWPFNENNEEEIFSVQYQREGYPGDIYAGGHNLQGSYGHLYGNPVESGLKACGSQLCPSTKAIYLWDEGDERWEGTFMQIMYNSAIGDDGLPGWGDEGYMAYYNNADNSNLKIAFGYFPYYTSQAELETWITDNTQRFANTDADKLATKQSKFYIIADPMVIITLGTDGKIASRQTLEYHSAGRLAQAGVTVRKYDDPNTEQDKSCTYSDYRDILLLHLSDIYLVAAEAALMAGDETTALSYVNDVRERAKAKTLSSFADYEANYTTPVTYGENTPLDVILDERARELFGENASRWIDLRRTKQLVRYNIAYNTYISSAADMSNNKGEVKWYRPIPQAEIDTNMGINQENQNPGY, from the coding sequence ATGAAAAATATTATCTATATAGCAGCATTTGTAATAGCAGGTGCACTGCTTTTCAGTAGTTGCGATGACTTTTTGGAAGCCGAGAATAAGAGTGCAGGTGGTACATTGGCCGAAGATTATTACTCTACCGATGCCGGTTTGCAGACTTTTTTGGCATCGGCCTATGCCGGGTTGAAACCCATGGCTACCAATGTCGAGATCAATGAATGGGGAACCGACCTTTATGTCGCTGTCCGTTCCAAAGACCCCGGCATGTTCCATCGGTACACCCTCTCGGCCGAGAACTCCACGGTAGAGGACCTCTATAAGAATATCTACGCCATGATAAACGATGCCAACGGTGTGCTCAAATACGGAGGCGACAACGGGACGTATGCTCCCGAAGCCAAATTCCTGCGTTGTTATGGCTATTATCTGTTGACCCAACATTTTGGCGGCGTCCCTTATGTGACCCAATACATCGATAATGACGAACGCAATTATCCGCGTGCTGATTTAAGTACCGTTTATGCGAATATCATTGCCGAGTTGGAAAGCATTGCCGAGTCGCCCAACCTGCCCGACAACGGCCTGGGTGCCAACTTGGGCCGGGCAAGCAAACGCGCCGTGGCGGCTCTTTTGGCAAAAGTGTATCTGGCTGCCGGTTGGGATATACACACCAAGCTTCTCGATGAGACGGCCGGCACCTATACGGTTACCTCGACCGCCTATTTCGAAAAGGCGCTTGCCTGGGCCGAAAAAGCCATCAACGGGCAGGGTCTGACCATGTCGTTCCATGACAAGTGGTGGCCGTTCAACGAAAACAACGAGGAAGAAATATTCTCGGTGCAATACCAGCGTGAGGGCTATCCCGGCGACATATATGCCGGCGGGCACAATTTGCAAGGCTCTTACGGGCACCTTTACGGCAATCCCGTTGAAAGCGGTTTGAAAGCCTGCGGTTCTCAGCTTTGTCCGTCGACAAAGGCCATCTACCTTTGGGACGAGGGCGATGAACGTTGGGAAGGGACGTTCATGCAAATCATGTATAACTCGGCAATCGGCGACGATGGCCTTCCCGGTTGGGGCGATGAGGGTTATATGGCATACTACAACAATGCCGACAACAGCAACCTCAAAATCGCATTCGGTTATTTTCCCTACTATACCAGCCAAGCCGAGCTTGAAACATGGATTACGGACAACACCCAGCGTTTTGCCAACACTGATGCCGACAAACTGGCCACCAAGCAGTCGAAATTTTACATCATTGCCGACCCGATGGTTATCATCACCTTGGGTACCGACGGAAAAATCGCCAGCCGTCAGACATTGGAATACCACAGTGCGGGAAGACTTGCCCAAGCCGGCGTGACGGTGAGAAAGTATGATGACCCCAATACCGAACAAGACAAGAGTTGCACTTACAGCGATTATCGCGATATATTGCTTTTGCATTTGAGCGACATCTATCTGGTGGCCGCCGAAGCCGCTCTCATGGCGGGCGACGAAACAACGGCTCTCTCTTATGTGAACGATGTGCGGGAACGGGCCAAAGCCAAGACATTATCGTCATTTGCTGACTACGAAGCCAATTACACGACCCCGGTGACTTATGGAGAGAATACGCCGCTCGACGTTATCCTCGATGAGCGCGCCCGGGAGCTCTTCGGCGAAAACGCCAGCCGTTGGATCGATTTGCGACGCACCAAACAGTTGGTTCGGTACAATATCGCCTACAATACATATATATCGTCCGCGGCCGACATGTCGAACAACAAAGGAGAGGTAAAGTGGTATCGTCCCATACCGCAAGCCGAAATCGATACCAATATGGGCATCAACCAGGAGAATCAGAATCCGGGCTATTAA